One Bombus vancouverensis nearcticus unplaced genomic scaffold, iyBomVanc1_principal scaffold0084, whole genome shotgun sequence genomic window carries:
- the LOC143305090 gene encoding venom serine protease Bi-VSP-like — MEVQMPVIKNAECKIAYSKFPNAPDITDGIICAEHAQGGEDSCTADRGGPLLIQHELTSYLIGIVSYAYKCGTAGYPSVYTRVTSYLDFILQAMQ; from the exons atggaagtacaaatgccagtgattaagaacgccgaatgcaaaatagcttattccaaatttcctaatgcacctgatatcactgatggtataatatgcgccgaacatgctcaaggtggagaggattcttgtacg gctgaccgcggcggaccactgctgatacaacatgaattaacctcgtatttaataggtattgtgtcttacgcttataagtgcggcacagctggctatcccagcgtttacactagggtcacatcgtaccttgacttcattctccaagcgatgcaataa